The following coding sequences are from one Anguilla anguilla isolate fAngAng1 chromosome 12, fAngAng1.pri, whole genome shotgun sequence window:
- the nlrx1 gene encoding NLR family member X1 isoform X2: MLCLNKGGASGSYRMLKCSRCPGARAVMGWQGTQRGLLYRTQTLVTWKQNLKFSHVSSKVNNHTILRGVKYSLDRQPFLSGALWSLQRPVQSSVRPQSTTADGTDPIQVHKQKLSLWFSHLPQEELHFGDFSAGSMYVDPLIVERKPEESRGVLQGSLVVHQHPALDVGQLFDAACCDGGCGVGRGVNVLLYGAVGTGKSTVVRKLVLDWCAGATLAQFSLVIPFSCEDLSQMTRPVSLRDLVGRKYMHLRRTPLLSGEGSQAGNVLFIFNGMEKMGLDFRIASTELCSDPNEPLPPATIVVNLLRKYLLPEASILVSTRLSAVDRVPQKYVARFVQICGFSDPDRQRAYFTSRLLQQTTARPSAEAQSLMELLYLNLQREGQLATACFLPSYCWLTCATLHLLHFTSGSSATRTLSGIYTSFLRLVFGGEVLEAAEGGGRGGGGDRELPESLMRHVVRTVGKLAFDGVTRKRTSFSEDELEQWVGGKTKTDEELRQLAVFRTDVLDFFLVPSGENHGSAEAGEAEKRYVFTVPAMQEYLAALYVVLGENKSALEKVSQQLSSAIGQAGEDVTTLMTILAKFIPLRIFAIFNLIKLFPKLYEKISVHSKGRIARTLAAEMFRSEDSFNEDVLDQVEQSLLGVQGPQPQQMMDSKAFELYPIFMGGLLHYNNRVLLEQLGCGIKSSAVSQITSTLRRHLVREIRREQPPEELMDILVLLYEFQNPRLSAEVLGSLRTIRLSTVRMTPLKCFILSSVLSCAPSRHLLDELDLSDCHLTQDLLEMLQPAFLHTRSLNLQFNRLGSESCVILKDVLLHPSCALRSLQLCDNSLLESGVAHLLEAFPGNHSLRRLSLMHTGLGDAGAALLAQGLVQHHELEELNVAYNNIGDSAALTLVDACREHPTIHTVHLYLNRLSEAGKQSLYVRGVPQKTTGRHVKVLASVTEGSDVSEDWHPILSVIQQNSASWEMSRVRQQLQVFLRDLESGRRRQHSLWKRLHFRRVERGVRETLRMLEKGSP, encoded by the exons ATGCTTTGTTTGAATAAAG GGGGTGCTAGTGGGAGCTACAGGATGTTGAAGTGCTCCAGGTGTCCAGGTGCAAGAGCTGTGATGGGATGGCAGGGGACACAGCGTGGCCTTCTCTACAGAACTCAGACCCTGGTCACCTGGAAGCAGA atttgaaaTTCAGCCATGTGTCCAGTAAAGTCAACAACCACACCATTCTCAGGGGGGTGAAATATTCCTTGGACAG ACAGCCCTTTCTCAGTGGAGCACTATGGAGCCTGCAGAGACCAGTTCAGAGCTCAGTCAGACCCCAGAGCACCACTGCAGATGGGACAG ATCCCATCCAGGTGCACAAACAGAAGCTGAGCCTGTGGTTCAGCCACCTGCCCCAGGAGGAGCTGCATTTCGGGGACTTCAGCGCGGGGAGCATGTACGTGGACCCCCTGATTGTGGAGAGGAAGCCGGAGGAGAGCCGGGGGGTCCTCCAGGGGTCCTTGGTGGTGCACCAGCACCCCGCCCTGGACGTGGGCCAGCTCTTCGACGCGGCCTGCTGTGACGGCGGATGCGGGGTTGGCAGAGGGGTCAACGTGCTGCTGTACGGGGCGGTGGGCACGGGAAAGAGCACCGTGGTGCGCAAGCTGGTGCTGGACTGGTGCGCCGGGGCCACACTGGCCCAGTTCAGCCTGGTCATCCCCTTCTCCTGCGAGGACCTGTCCCAGATGACCCGGCCCGTCTCCCTGCGCGACCTGGTGGGCCGAAAGTACATGCACCTGCGGCGGACGCCCCTGCTGAGCGGGGAGGGCAGCCAGGCCGGGAACGTGCTCTTCATCTTCAACGGTATGGAGAAGATGGGCCTGGACTTCCGCATCGCCTCCACCGAGCTGTGCAGCGACCCCAACgagcccctgccccccgccaCCATCGTGGTCAACCTGCTGAGAAAGTACCTCCTGCCTGAG GCCAGCATTTTGGTCAGCACCAGACTGTCTGCCGTGGATCGCGTGCCCCAGAAGTACGTGGCGCGCTTCGTGCAGATCTGCGGCTTCAGCGACCCCGACAGGCAGCGGGCGTACTTCACCAGCAGGCTGCTCCAGCAGACCACGGCCAGGCCCAGCGCCGAGGCCCAGTCCCTGATGGAGCTGCTGTACCTCAACCTGCAGCGCGAGGGCCAGCTGGCCACCGCCTGCTTCCTGCCCTCCTACTGCTGGCTCACCTGCGCCACGCTGCACCTGCTGCACTTCACCAGCGGCTCCTCGGCCACCCGCACCCTCAGCGGCATCTACACCAGCTTCCTCCGCCTCGTCTTCGGCGGGGAGGTGCTGGAGGCGGCcgagggcgggggcaggggcggtgGCGGCGACCGGGAGCTGCCGGAGTCCCTGATGAGGCATGTGGTGCGCACCGTGGGAAAGCTGGCCTTCGACGGGGTCACCCGGAAGCGCACCTCCTTCTCGGAGGACGAGCTGGAGCAGTGGGTCGGCGGGAAGACCAAGACGGACGAGGAGCTGCGGCAACTGGCCGTGTTCCGCACCGACGTGCTGGACTTCTTCCTGGTGCCCAGCGGCGAGAACCACGGCTCGGCCGAGGCGGGGGAGGCGGAGAAGCGCTACGTGTTCACCGTGCCCGCCATGCAGGAGTACCTGGCTGCCCTGTACGTGGTGCTGGGCGAGAACAAGTCGGCCCTGGAGAAGGTGAGCCAGCAGCTCTCCTCCGCCATCGGCCAGGCCGGGGAGGACGTCACCACCCTCATGACCATCTTGGCTAAGTTCATCCCCTTGAGGATCTTCGCCATCTTCAACCTGATCAAGCTGTTCCCCAAGCTGTACGAGAAGATCTCCGTCCACAGCAAGGGCCGCATCGCCCGCACCTTGGCGGCCGAGATGTTCCGCTCGGAGGACAGCTTCAACGAGGACGTGCTGGACCAGGTGGAGCAGAGCCTGCTGGGGGTGCAGGGACCCCAGCCCCAGCAGATGATGGACAGCAAGGCCTTCGAGCTGTACCCCATATTCATGGGGGGGCTGCTGCACTACAACAACCGGGtgctgctggagcagctggGCTGCGGCATTAAGAGCTCGGCGGTGTCCCAGATCACCAGCACCCTGCGGAGGCACCTGGTGCGGGAGATCCGGCGCGAGCAGCCCCCCGAGGAGCTGATGGACATCCTGGTGCTGCTGTACGAGTTCCAGAACCCGCGGCTGTCGGCCGAGGTGCTGGGCTCCCTCCGGACCATCCGCCTCTCCACCGTGCGTATGACGCCCCTCAAGTGCTTCATCCTGAGCTCCGTGCTCAGCTGCGCCCCCTCCAGGCACCTGCTGGACGAGCTGGACCTCTCCGACTGCCACCTGACCCAGGACCTGCTGGAGATGCTGCAGCCGGCCTTCCTCCACACGCGCAGTCTGAA TCTGCAGTTTAACAGGTTGGGTTCTGAGTCCTGCGTAATCCTCAAAGATGTGCTACTTCACCCCAGCTGTGCACTTAGATCCTTACA GCTGTGTGATAACTCCCTGCTGGAGTCGGGGGTGGCCCACCTGCTGGAGGCCTTCCCGGGGAACCACTCTCTGCGGCGGCTGTCCCTGATGCACACGGGCCTGGGAGACGCGGGCGCGGCCCTCCTGGCACAGGGCCTGGTGCAGCACCACGAGCTGGAGGAGCTCAACGTGGCCTACAACAACATCGGGGACAGCGCTGCCCTCACGCTGGTGGACGCCTGCAGAGAGCACCCCACTATCCACACAGTACA CCTCTACCTGAACCGCCTGAGCGAGGCGGGCAAGCAGTCGCTGTACGTGCGCGGGGTCCCGCAGAAGACCACTGGCCGCCACGTGAAGGTGCTGGCCTCGGTGACCGAGGGCTCGGACGTGTCGGAGGACTGGCACCCCATCCTC
- the nlrx1 gene encoding NLR family member X1 isoform X3, translating into MLKCSRCPGARAVMGWQGTQRGLLYRTQTLVTWKQNLKFSHVSSKVNNHTILRGVKYSLDRQPFLSGALWSLQRPVQSSVRPQSTTADGTDPIQVHKQKLSLWFSHLPQEELHFGDFSAGSMYVDPLIVERKPEESRGVLQGSLVVHQHPALDVGQLFDAACCDGGCGVGRGVNVLLYGAVGTGKSTVVRKLVLDWCAGATLAQFSLVIPFSCEDLSQMTRPVSLRDLVGRKYMHLRRTPLLSGEGSQAGNVLFIFNGMEKMGLDFRIASTELCSDPNEPLPPATIVVNLLRKYLLPEASILVSTRLSAVDRVPQKYVARFVQICGFSDPDRQRAYFTSRLLQQTTARPSAEAQSLMELLYLNLQREGQLATACFLPSYCWLTCATLHLLHFTSGSSATRTLSGIYTSFLRLVFGGEVLEAAEGGGRGGGGDRELPESLMRHVVRTVGKLAFDGVTRKRTSFSEDELEQWVGGKTKTDEELRQLAVFRTDVLDFFLVPSGENHGSAEAGEAEKRYVFTVPAMQEYLAALYVVLGENKSALEKVSQQLSSAIGQAGEDVTTLMTILAKFIPLRIFAIFNLIKLFPKLYEKISVHSKGRIARTLAAEMFRSEDSFNEDVLDQVEQSLLGVQGPQPQQMMDSKAFELYPIFMGGLLHYNNRVLLEQLGCGIKSSAVSQITSTLRRHLVREIRREQPPEELMDILVLLYEFQNPRLSAEVLGSLRTIRLSTVRMTPLKCFILSSVLSCAPSRHLLDELDLSDCHLTQDLLEMLQPAFLHTRSLNLQFNRLGSESCVILKDVLLHPSCALRSLQLCDNSLLESGVAHLLEAFPGNHSLRRLSLMHTGLGDAGAALLAQGLVQHHELEELNVAYNNIGDSAALTLVDACREHPTIHTVHLYLNRLSEAGKQSLYVRGVPQKTTGRHVKVLASVTEGSDVSEDWHPILSVIQQNSASWEMSRVRQQLQVFLRDLESGRRRQHSLWKRLHFRRVERGVRETLRMLEKGSP; encoded by the exons ATGTTGAAGTGCTCCAGGTGTCCAGGTGCAAGAGCTGTGATGGGATGGCAGGGGACACAGCGTGGCCTTCTCTACAGAACTCAGACCCTGGTCACCTGGAAGCAGA atttgaaaTTCAGCCATGTGTCCAGTAAAGTCAACAACCACACCATTCTCAGGGGGGTGAAATATTCCTTGGACAG ACAGCCCTTTCTCAGTGGAGCACTATGGAGCCTGCAGAGACCAGTTCAGAGCTCAGTCAGACCCCAGAGCACCACTGCAGATGGGACAG ATCCCATCCAGGTGCACAAACAGAAGCTGAGCCTGTGGTTCAGCCACCTGCCCCAGGAGGAGCTGCATTTCGGGGACTTCAGCGCGGGGAGCATGTACGTGGACCCCCTGATTGTGGAGAGGAAGCCGGAGGAGAGCCGGGGGGTCCTCCAGGGGTCCTTGGTGGTGCACCAGCACCCCGCCCTGGACGTGGGCCAGCTCTTCGACGCGGCCTGCTGTGACGGCGGATGCGGGGTTGGCAGAGGGGTCAACGTGCTGCTGTACGGGGCGGTGGGCACGGGAAAGAGCACCGTGGTGCGCAAGCTGGTGCTGGACTGGTGCGCCGGGGCCACACTGGCCCAGTTCAGCCTGGTCATCCCCTTCTCCTGCGAGGACCTGTCCCAGATGACCCGGCCCGTCTCCCTGCGCGACCTGGTGGGCCGAAAGTACATGCACCTGCGGCGGACGCCCCTGCTGAGCGGGGAGGGCAGCCAGGCCGGGAACGTGCTCTTCATCTTCAACGGTATGGAGAAGATGGGCCTGGACTTCCGCATCGCCTCCACCGAGCTGTGCAGCGACCCCAACgagcccctgccccccgccaCCATCGTGGTCAACCTGCTGAGAAAGTACCTCCTGCCTGAG GCCAGCATTTTGGTCAGCACCAGACTGTCTGCCGTGGATCGCGTGCCCCAGAAGTACGTGGCGCGCTTCGTGCAGATCTGCGGCTTCAGCGACCCCGACAGGCAGCGGGCGTACTTCACCAGCAGGCTGCTCCAGCAGACCACGGCCAGGCCCAGCGCCGAGGCCCAGTCCCTGATGGAGCTGCTGTACCTCAACCTGCAGCGCGAGGGCCAGCTGGCCACCGCCTGCTTCCTGCCCTCCTACTGCTGGCTCACCTGCGCCACGCTGCACCTGCTGCACTTCACCAGCGGCTCCTCGGCCACCCGCACCCTCAGCGGCATCTACACCAGCTTCCTCCGCCTCGTCTTCGGCGGGGAGGTGCTGGAGGCGGCcgagggcgggggcaggggcggtgGCGGCGACCGGGAGCTGCCGGAGTCCCTGATGAGGCATGTGGTGCGCACCGTGGGAAAGCTGGCCTTCGACGGGGTCACCCGGAAGCGCACCTCCTTCTCGGAGGACGAGCTGGAGCAGTGGGTCGGCGGGAAGACCAAGACGGACGAGGAGCTGCGGCAACTGGCCGTGTTCCGCACCGACGTGCTGGACTTCTTCCTGGTGCCCAGCGGCGAGAACCACGGCTCGGCCGAGGCGGGGGAGGCGGAGAAGCGCTACGTGTTCACCGTGCCCGCCATGCAGGAGTACCTGGCTGCCCTGTACGTGGTGCTGGGCGAGAACAAGTCGGCCCTGGAGAAGGTGAGCCAGCAGCTCTCCTCCGCCATCGGCCAGGCCGGGGAGGACGTCACCACCCTCATGACCATCTTGGCTAAGTTCATCCCCTTGAGGATCTTCGCCATCTTCAACCTGATCAAGCTGTTCCCCAAGCTGTACGAGAAGATCTCCGTCCACAGCAAGGGCCGCATCGCCCGCACCTTGGCGGCCGAGATGTTCCGCTCGGAGGACAGCTTCAACGAGGACGTGCTGGACCAGGTGGAGCAGAGCCTGCTGGGGGTGCAGGGACCCCAGCCCCAGCAGATGATGGACAGCAAGGCCTTCGAGCTGTACCCCATATTCATGGGGGGGCTGCTGCACTACAACAACCGGGtgctgctggagcagctggGCTGCGGCATTAAGAGCTCGGCGGTGTCCCAGATCACCAGCACCCTGCGGAGGCACCTGGTGCGGGAGATCCGGCGCGAGCAGCCCCCCGAGGAGCTGATGGACATCCTGGTGCTGCTGTACGAGTTCCAGAACCCGCGGCTGTCGGCCGAGGTGCTGGGCTCCCTCCGGACCATCCGCCTCTCCACCGTGCGTATGACGCCCCTCAAGTGCTTCATCCTGAGCTCCGTGCTCAGCTGCGCCCCCTCCAGGCACCTGCTGGACGAGCTGGACCTCTCCGACTGCCACCTGACCCAGGACCTGCTGGAGATGCTGCAGCCGGCCTTCCTCCACACGCGCAGTCTGAA TCTGCAGTTTAACAGGTTGGGTTCTGAGTCCTGCGTAATCCTCAAAGATGTGCTACTTCACCCCAGCTGTGCACTTAGATCCTTACA GCTGTGTGATAACTCCCTGCTGGAGTCGGGGGTGGCCCACCTGCTGGAGGCCTTCCCGGGGAACCACTCTCTGCGGCGGCTGTCCCTGATGCACACGGGCCTGGGAGACGCGGGCGCGGCCCTCCTGGCACAGGGCCTGGTGCAGCACCACGAGCTGGAGGAGCTCAACGTGGCCTACAACAACATCGGGGACAGCGCTGCCCTCACGCTGGTGGACGCCTGCAGAGAGCACCCCACTATCCACACAGTACA CCTCTACCTGAACCGCCTGAGCGAGGCGGGCAAGCAGTCGCTGTACGTGCGCGGGGTCCCGCAGAAGACCACTGGCCGCCACGTGAAGGTGCTGGCCTCGGTGACCGAGGGCTCGGACGTGTCGGAGGACTGGCACCCCATCCTC
- the nlrx1 gene encoding NLR family member X1 isoform X1 yields the protein MLKLSHLMQGGASGSYRMLKCSRCPGARAVMGWQGTQRGLLYRTQTLVTWKQNLKFSHVSSKVNNHTILRGVKYSLDRQPFLSGALWSLQRPVQSSVRPQSTTADGTDPIQVHKQKLSLWFSHLPQEELHFGDFSAGSMYVDPLIVERKPEESRGVLQGSLVVHQHPALDVGQLFDAACCDGGCGVGRGVNVLLYGAVGTGKSTVVRKLVLDWCAGATLAQFSLVIPFSCEDLSQMTRPVSLRDLVGRKYMHLRRTPLLSGEGSQAGNVLFIFNGMEKMGLDFRIASTELCSDPNEPLPPATIVVNLLRKYLLPEASILVSTRLSAVDRVPQKYVARFVQICGFSDPDRQRAYFTSRLLQQTTARPSAEAQSLMELLYLNLQREGQLATACFLPSYCWLTCATLHLLHFTSGSSATRTLSGIYTSFLRLVFGGEVLEAAEGGGRGGGGDRELPESLMRHVVRTVGKLAFDGVTRKRTSFSEDELEQWVGGKTKTDEELRQLAVFRTDVLDFFLVPSGENHGSAEAGEAEKRYVFTVPAMQEYLAALYVVLGENKSALEKVSQQLSSAIGQAGEDVTTLMTILAKFIPLRIFAIFNLIKLFPKLYEKISVHSKGRIARTLAAEMFRSEDSFNEDVLDQVEQSLLGVQGPQPQQMMDSKAFELYPIFMGGLLHYNNRVLLEQLGCGIKSSAVSQITSTLRRHLVREIRREQPPEELMDILVLLYEFQNPRLSAEVLGSLRTIRLSTVRMTPLKCFILSSVLSCAPSRHLLDELDLSDCHLTQDLLEMLQPAFLHTRSLNLQFNRLGSESCVILKDVLLHPSCALRSLQLCDNSLLESGVAHLLEAFPGNHSLRRLSLMHTGLGDAGAALLAQGLVQHHELEELNVAYNNIGDSAALTLVDACREHPTIHTVHLYLNRLSEAGKQSLYVRGVPQKTTGRHVKVLASVTEGSDVSEDWHPILSVIQQNSASWEMSRVRQQLQVFLRDLESGRRRQHSLWKRLHFRRVERGVRETLRMLEKGSP from the exons ATGCTTAAACTGAGTCATCTAATGCAGG GGGGTGCTAGTGGGAGCTACAGGATGTTGAAGTGCTCCAGGTGTCCAGGTGCAAGAGCTGTGATGGGATGGCAGGGGACACAGCGTGGCCTTCTCTACAGAACTCAGACCCTGGTCACCTGGAAGCAGA atttgaaaTTCAGCCATGTGTCCAGTAAAGTCAACAACCACACCATTCTCAGGGGGGTGAAATATTCCTTGGACAG ACAGCCCTTTCTCAGTGGAGCACTATGGAGCCTGCAGAGACCAGTTCAGAGCTCAGTCAGACCCCAGAGCACCACTGCAGATGGGACAG ATCCCATCCAGGTGCACAAACAGAAGCTGAGCCTGTGGTTCAGCCACCTGCCCCAGGAGGAGCTGCATTTCGGGGACTTCAGCGCGGGGAGCATGTACGTGGACCCCCTGATTGTGGAGAGGAAGCCGGAGGAGAGCCGGGGGGTCCTCCAGGGGTCCTTGGTGGTGCACCAGCACCCCGCCCTGGACGTGGGCCAGCTCTTCGACGCGGCCTGCTGTGACGGCGGATGCGGGGTTGGCAGAGGGGTCAACGTGCTGCTGTACGGGGCGGTGGGCACGGGAAAGAGCACCGTGGTGCGCAAGCTGGTGCTGGACTGGTGCGCCGGGGCCACACTGGCCCAGTTCAGCCTGGTCATCCCCTTCTCCTGCGAGGACCTGTCCCAGATGACCCGGCCCGTCTCCCTGCGCGACCTGGTGGGCCGAAAGTACATGCACCTGCGGCGGACGCCCCTGCTGAGCGGGGAGGGCAGCCAGGCCGGGAACGTGCTCTTCATCTTCAACGGTATGGAGAAGATGGGCCTGGACTTCCGCATCGCCTCCACCGAGCTGTGCAGCGACCCCAACgagcccctgccccccgccaCCATCGTGGTCAACCTGCTGAGAAAGTACCTCCTGCCTGAG GCCAGCATTTTGGTCAGCACCAGACTGTCTGCCGTGGATCGCGTGCCCCAGAAGTACGTGGCGCGCTTCGTGCAGATCTGCGGCTTCAGCGACCCCGACAGGCAGCGGGCGTACTTCACCAGCAGGCTGCTCCAGCAGACCACGGCCAGGCCCAGCGCCGAGGCCCAGTCCCTGATGGAGCTGCTGTACCTCAACCTGCAGCGCGAGGGCCAGCTGGCCACCGCCTGCTTCCTGCCCTCCTACTGCTGGCTCACCTGCGCCACGCTGCACCTGCTGCACTTCACCAGCGGCTCCTCGGCCACCCGCACCCTCAGCGGCATCTACACCAGCTTCCTCCGCCTCGTCTTCGGCGGGGAGGTGCTGGAGGCGGCcgagggcgggggcaggggcggtgGCGGCGACCGGGAGCTGCCGGAGTCCCTGATGAGGCATGTGGTGCGCACCGTGGGAAAGCTGGCCTTCGACGGGGTCACCCGGAAGCGCACCTCCTTCTCGGAGGACGAGCTGGAGCAGTGGGTCGGCGGGAAGACCAAGACGGACGAGGAGCTGCGGCAACTGGCCGTGTTCCGCACCGACGTGCTGGACTTCTTCCTGGTGCCCAGCGGCGAGAACCACGGCTCGGCCGAGGCGGGGGAGGCGGAGAAGCGCTACGTGTTCACCGTGCCCGCCATGCAGGAGTACCTGGCTGCCCTGTACGTGGTGCTGGGCGAGAACAAGTCGGCCCTGGAGAAGGTGAGCCAGCAGCTCTCCTCCGCCATCGGCCAGGCCGGGGAGGACGTCACCACCCTCATGACCATCTTGGCTAAGTTCATCCCCTTGAGGATCTTCGCCATCTTCAACCTGATCAAGCTGTTCCCCAAGCTGTACGAGAAGATCTCCGTCCACAGCAAGGGCCGCATCGCCCGCACCTTGGCGGCCGAGATGTTCCGCTCGGAGGACAGCTTCAACGAGGACGTGCTGGACCAGGTGGAGCAGAGCCTGCTGGGGGTGCAGGGACCCCAGCCCCAGCAGATGATGGACAGCAAGGCCTTCGAGCTGTACCCCATATTCATGGGGGGGCTGCTGCACTACAACAACCGGGtgctgctggagcagctggGCTGCGGCATTAAGAGCTCGGCGGTGTCCCAGATCACCAGCACCCTGCGGAGGCACCTGGTGCGGGAGATCCGGCGCGAGCAGCCCCCCGAGGAGCTGATGGACATCCTGGTGCTGCTGTACGAGTTCCAGAACCCGCGGCTGTCGGCCGAGGTGCTGGGCTCCCTCCGGACCATCCGCCTCTCCACCGTGCGTATGACGCCCCTCAAGTGCTTCATCCTGAGCTCCGTGCTCAGCTGCGCCCCCTCCAGGCACCTGCTGGACGAGCTGGACCTCTCCGACTGCCACCTGACCCAGGACCTGCTGGAGATGCTGCAGCCGGCCTTCCTCCACACGCGCAGTCTGAA TCTGCAGTTTAACAGGTTGGGTTCTGAGTCCTGCGTAATCCTCAAAGATGTGCTACTTCACCCCAGCTGTGCACTTAGATCCTTACA GCTGTGTGATAACTCCCTGCTGGAGTCGGGGGTGGCCCACCTGCTGGAGGCCTTCCCGGGGAACCACTCTCTGCGGCGGCTGTCCCTGATGCACACGGGCCTGGGAGACGCGGGCGCGGCCCTCCTGGCACAGGGCCTGGTGCAGCACCACGAGCTGGAGGAGCTCAACGTGGCCTACAACAACATCGGGGACAGCGCTGCCCTCACGCTGGTGGACGCCTGCAGAGAGCACCCCACTATCCACACAGTACA CCTCTACCTGAACCGCCTGAGCGAGGCGGGCAAGCAGTCGCTGTACGTGCGCGGGGTCCCGCAGAAGACCACTGGCCGCCACGTGAAGGTGCTGGCCTCGGTGACCGAGGGCTCGGACGTGTCGGAGGACTGGCACCCCATCCTC